From a region of the Rhodospirillales bacterium genome:
- a CDS encoding methionine adenosyltransferase has translation MAKTDYLFTSESVAEGHPDKVCDRISDAVVDAFLTFDPEARVACETLCTTNRIVVAGEVRGPMPLVDRNGAVDKGRIEDIARSCVKEIGYEQEGFHWKKASVDIFLHGQSKDIAQGVDAAGNKDEGAGDQGIMFGYACSETETLMPAPLFYAHAILRSLADARHSGSEPNLGPDAKSQVTLQYVANKPVRATSVVVSTQHSATIGQDEVRRIVRPHVERVLPKGWMPPEEEFYVNPTGRFVVGGPDGDTGLTGRKIIVDTYGGAAPHGGGAFSGKDPTKVDRSAAYAARYLAKNVVAAKLAERCTIQLSYAIGVSKPLSVYIDTHGADRVDEDKLSRVLQDMINLSPRGIRERLGLNRPIYARTAAYGHFGREPEPDGGFSWERTDLVPSLRSAFGIR, from the coding sequence GTGGCCAAGACCGACTATCTCTTTACCAGCGAATCGGTGGCCGAAGGCCACCCCGACAAGGTCTGCGACCGCATCTCGGACGCGGTGGTGGACGCCTTCCTCACCTTCGATCCCGAGGCGCGCGTCGCCTGCGAAACGCTCTGCACCACCAACCGCATCGTGGTCGCGGGCGAGGTGCGCGGGCCGATGCCGCTGGTCGACAGGAACGGCGCGGTCGACAAGGGCCGCATCGAGGACATCGCGCGGTCCTGCGTCAAGGAAATCGGCTACGAGCAGGAAGGGTTTCACTGGAAAAAGGCGTCGGTCGATATTTTCCTGCACGGCCAGTCCAAGGACATCGCGCAAGGCGTCGACGCGGCCGGCAACAAGGACGAAGGCGCCGGCGACCAGGGCATCATGTTCGGCTACGCCTGCTCCGAGACCGAAACGCTGATGCCGGCGCCGCTGTTCTACGCCCACGCCATCCTGCGTTCGCTCGCCGACGCCCGCCATTCCGGCTCGGAGCCCAACCTCGGTCCCGACGCCAAGAGCCAGGTCACGTTGCAGTACGTCGCCAACAAGCCGGTGCGCGCGACCTCGGTCGTGGTGTCGACCCAGCACAGCGCAACCATCGGCCAGGACGAGGTCCGCCGCATCGTCCGTCCCCACGTCGAGCGGGTACTGCCGAAAGGCTGGATGCCGCCCGAGGAGGAATTCTACGTCAACCCGACCGGCCGCTTCGTGGTCGGCGGGCCCGACGGCGACACCGGCCTGACCGGGCGCAAGATCATCGTCGACACCTACGGCGGCGCGGCGCCGCACGGCGGCGGCGCGTTTTCGGGCAAGGACCCGACCAAGGTCGATCGTTCGGCCGCCTACGCCGCGCGCTATCTCGCCAAGAACGTGGTCGCGGCCAAGCTCGCCGAGCGCTGCACCATCCAGCTGTCCTACGCGATCGGCGTCTCCAAGCCCTTGTCGGTCTACATCGACACCCACGGGGCCGACCGCGTCGACGAGGACAAACTCTCGCGCGTCCTGCAGGATATGATCAACTTGTCGCCGCGCGGCATCCGCGAGCGCCTCGGCCTCAACCGGCCGATCTACGCCCGCACCGCGGCTTACGGCCATTTCGGCCGCGAGCCGGAACCGGACGGCGGTTTTTCGTGGGAGCGCACCGACCTTGTTCCCTCGCTCCGCTCGGCCTTCGGAATCCGCTGA
- a CDS encoding HlyC/CorC family transporter, whose product MNKDVPTPPPVPPPAPPAALQSAPSVRRLLGGWLQGLKNLWGGAARTGPSVTLSELIEKSGTPAAAEIGEAERRLLVNVLGMRQRNLADVMVPRAGIVAVEIGAKLPEVIEIMTREGHSRLPVYRETLDDALGMVHIKDVLPWRGRDSEFSLDKIMRRILFVAPSMRTLELLLEMRVKRVHMALVVDEFGGVDGLVTIEDLVEEIVGEIEDEHDRPERPMVIRLADGSFEADGRVPLEDFERQSGVAFAAEERAEVDTLGGLVAAAAGQVPIRGQLVRHPSSGLEFEVLDADPRRIKRLRVNRRRPSPPDANAASGGGAPSPSAKA is encoded by the coding sequence ATGAACAAGGACGTTCCCACGCCTCCACCCGTGCCCCCGCCCGCGCCTCCAGCCGCGCTCCAATCGGCGCCGTCGGTACGCCGGTTGCTCGGCGGGTGGCTGCAGGGGCTGAAGAACCTTTGGGGCGGCGCGGCACGCACCGGCCCGTCCGTCACGCTCAGCGAACTGATCGAAAAGTCCGGCACGCCCGCCGCCGCCGAAATCGGCGAGGCCGAACGGCGCCTGCTCGTCAACGTGCTCGGCATGCGCCAGCGCAATCTCGCCGACGTGATGGTGCCGCGCGCCGGGATCGTCGCGGTCGAAATCGGCGCCAAGCTGCCGGAAGTCATCGAAATCATGACGCGCGAGGGCCATTCCCGGCTTCCGGTTTACCGCGAGACTCTCGACGACGCGCTCGGCATGGTCCACATCAAGGACGTGCTGCCGTGGCGCGGCCGCGATTCCGAATTTTCCCTCGACAAGATCATGCGGCGCATCCTGTTCGTCGCGCCGTCGATGCGCACGCTCGAGCTTCTCCTCGAAATGCGGGTCAAGCGCGTGCACATGGCGCTGGTGGTGGACGAATTCGGCGGCGTCGACGGCCTCGTCACCATCGAGGACCTGGTCGAGGAGATCGTCGGCGAGATCGAGGACGAGCACGACCGGCCCGAACGGCCAATGGTCATTCGCCTCGCCGACGGGTCGTTCGAGGCCGACGGTCGCGTGCCGCTGGAGGATTTCGAACGCCAATCCGGCGTCGCCTTCGCCGCCGAGGAACGCGCGGAAGTCGACACCCTGGGCGGTCTGGTCGCCGCCGCCGCCGGCCAGGTTCCGATCCGCGGCCAACTGGTGCGCCACCCGTCCTCGGGCCTGGAATTCGAGGTGTTGGACGCCGACCCACGTCGCATCAAGCGGCTCAGGGTGAATCGGCGGCGCCCTTCGCCGCCGGATGCCAATGCCGCTTCCGGCGGAGGGGCGCCATCGCCGTCGGCCAAGGCGTGA
- a CDS encoding transcriptional repressor, translating to MLSTIEKLCIDKGMKMTGQRRIIARVLSDASDHPDVEEVHRRANAIDARISIATVYRTMRLFEEAGIVEKHDFGDGRSRYEEAGDDHHDHLIDMHSHRVIEFQNAEIEAIQEKIARQLGYRLIGHRLELYAVPLEAKERLKDGEK from the coding sequence GTGCTCTCGACCATCGAAAAGCTCTGCATCGACAAGGGCATGAAGATGACCGGCCAACGCCGGATCATCGCCCGCGTGCTGTCCGATGCGTCCGACCATCCCGACGTCGAGGAGGTGCACCGCCGCGCGAACGCGATCGATGCGCGCATCAGCATCGCCACCGTCTACCGCACCATGCGCCTGTTCGAGGAAGCCGGCATCGTCGAGAAGCACGACTTCGGCGACGGCCGCTCCCGCTACGAGGAAGCGGGCGACGACCATCACGATCATCTGATCGACATGCACTCGCATCGGGTGATCGAGTTTCAAAACGCCGAGATCGAGGCGATCCAGGAAAAAATCGCCCGCCAGCTCGGCTACCGGCTGATCGGCCACCGCCTCGAACTCTACGCCGTGCCCCTGGAAGCCAAGGAACGGCTGAAGGACGGGGAGAAATGA
- a CDS encoding sulfurtransferase TusA family protein, with translation MNKPEPRAVSSEARVLDITAETCPMTFVRVKLAIERLGAGETLEVRLKGEEPLRNVPRSLAEHGHTVLELVPERASASGPDVPHRLKVRKEAAKKV, from the coding sequence ATGAACAAGCCCGAACCCCGTGCGGTCTCCTCGGAAGCCCGCGTGCTCGACATCACCGCCGAGACCTGTCCGATGACGTTCGTGCGCGTCAAACTCGCGATCGAGCGCCTGGGCGCGGGCGAAACGCTCGAGGTTCGGCTCAAGGGCGAGGAACCGCTGCGCAACGTGCCGCGCTCGCTCGCCGAGCATGGACACACGGTGCTCGAACTGGTGCCCGAACGGGCCAGCGCCTCCGGCCCCGATGTGCCGCACCGGCTCAAAGTGCGCAAAGAGGCGGCAAAAAAAGTTTAG
- the lnt gene encoding apolipoprotein N-acyltransferase, whose translation MNALRARITASMGWGRRAGAGALGALAVLALPPFHAVPVLAVSFTGLVWIVFGSGRIRSAFAAGWWFGFGFFVAGLYWLGNALLVDSARFGWMVPFAVGGLGAGLALFPALACGLARAMAGAHAGDGTRVLWFALAWVALEWLRGMVLTGFPWNLVGTVWVFSETMIQPAAWIGVHGLSFMTVLLAAVPAVLGWEPEKKRQAAVLFIGAVGLLAWFVAGLARLQYLGPAAAADVADVRLRLVQPAIPQNLKWVSSERAGHVIKQVAMSQEPASPPPTHVIWAETAVPFYLERNAELRAHLAAAVPAGGALVVGAPRATPPGENPFRVWNSLHVLADDGAIAASYDKAHLVPFGEYVPLRAWLPAEVVKITHGAIDFSAGPGPVALPIPGAPRASPLICYEAIFEGRVTPEGERPGWLLNLTNDAWYGISPGPYQHFAAARLRAVEEGLPLVRVANNGISAIVDSLGRIRVQLALGRDGIADGPLPVALSPTPFSIVGTWATPAMLVVLALVLFFARGGRKQYTF comes from the coding sequence GTGAACGCACTCCGCGCCCGCATCACGGCGTCGATGGGCTGGGGGCGGCGCGCGGGCGCCGGCGCGCTCGGCGCGCTCGCCGTTCTCGCGCTGCCGCCCTTTCACGCGGTGCCGGTGTTGGCGGTCTCCTTCACCGGACTGGTGTGGATCGTGTTCGGCTCCGGGCGAATCCGCTCGGCCTTCGCCGCCGGCTGGTGGTTCGGCTTCGGTTTTTTTGTCGCCGGGCTTTATTGGCTCGGCAACGCGCTCTTGGTGGACTCGGCGCGTTTCGGCTGGATGGTGCCGTTCGCCGTCGGCGGGCTCGGCGCCGGGCTCGCGCTTTTTCCCGCGCTGGCCTGCGGGCTGGCGCGCGCGATGGCCGGTGCGCACGCAGGCGACGGAACGCGCGTCCTGTGGTTCGCGCTGGCTTGGGTCGCTCTCGAATGGCTGCGGGGGATGGTGCTGACCGGTTTTCCCTGGAACCTGGTCGGCACCGTCTGGGTATTCTCGGAGACCATGATCCAGCCCGCCGCCTGGATCGGCGTGCACGGTCTCTCGTTCATGACAGTGCTGTTGGCGGCGGTGCCGGCGGTTCTCGGCTGGGAACCGGAAAAGAAACGGCAAGCCGCGGTTCTGTTCATCGGCGCCGTCGGATTGCTGGCGTGGTTCGTGGCCGGCTTGGCGCGGCTTCAATACCTCGGGCCCGCGGCCGCCGCCGATGTCGCGGACGTGAGATTGCGTCTGGTTCAGCCGGCGATTCCGCAAAACCTGAAATGGGTGTCGTCCGAACGCGCCGGGCACGTCATCAAGCAAGTGGCGATGAGCCAGGAGCCGGCGTCGCCGCCCCCGACCCATGTGATTTGGGCGGAAACGGCGGTGCCGTTTTATCTTGAACGAAATGCGGAGTTGCGCGCGCATCTCGCCGCCGCCGTACCGGCGGGCGGCGCGCTCGTGGTTGGCGCGCCGCGCGCCACGCCTCCCGGCGAAAATCCGTTTCGTGTTTGGAACAGTCTGCACGTGCTGGCCGACGACGGGGCAATCGCCGCCAGCTATGACAAGGCGCATCTGGTTCCGTTCGGCGAATATGTTCCGCTGCGCGCCTGGCTGCCGGCGGAAGTGGTCAAGATCACTCACGGCGCGATCGATTTTTCGGCGGGCCCCGGGCCGGTCGCTCTGCCCATTCCGGGCGCGCCGCGCGCCTCGCCGCTGATTTGCTACGAGGCGATTTTCGAGGGCCGCGTGACGCCCGAGGGCGAACGGCCCGGTTGGCTGCTCAACCTCACCAACGACGCCTGGTACGGGATTTCGCCCGGTCCTTACCAGCATTTCGCCGCCGCCCGCCTGCGCGCGGTCGAGGAAGGGTTGCCGCTGGTGCGGGTCGCCAACAACGGCATTTCCGCGATCGTCGATTCCCTCGGCCGGATCCGGGTTCAACTCGCGCTCGGGCGCGACGGGATCGCCGATGGTCCGTTGCCGGTCGCGTTGTCGCCGACGCCGTTTTCGATCGTCGGCACGTGGGCGACGCCCGCGATGCTCGTCGTGCTCGCGTTAGTGCTTTTTTTCGCACGCGGCGGTCGCAAGCAATACACGTTCTAG
- the miaB gene encoding tRNA (N6-isopentenyl adenosine(37)-C2)-methylthiotransferase MiaB — protein sequence MTRKLHIKTYGCQMNVYDSARMAELLVPLGYGPTEDAADADFVILNTCHIREKAAEKVYSDLGRLNEIKRARAAEGKRLTLAVAGCVAQAEGDEIRARAPYVDLIFGPQTYHRLPELVARAARASGTVLETDFPAESKFDYLPDTRAPGTGAAAGFVAVQEGCDKFCTFCVVPYTRGAEYSRPARQVLAEVRSLASQGTREITLLGQNVNNYQGEGPDGKIWTLARLIRDVADIPGVARVRYVTSYPADMSDELIAAHRDVPALMPYLHLPVQSGSDRVLAAMNRHHGADDFRRLVDRLRDARPDLALASDFIVGFPGESDADFAATLALVRDVGFAQAYSFKYSARPGTPASALPGQVAETVKAERLAVLQDLLDYQQRAFNERCAGRTLPVLFEREGKHAGQLVGRSPYMQAVHALAPKSLLGAIAEIRIVAGHANSLAGERLAA from the coding sequence TTGACCCGAAAGCTCCATATCAAGACTTACGGCTGCCAGATGAATGTCTACGACTCCGCCCGCATGGCGGAGTTGCTGGTGCCGCTCGGCTACGGCCCGACCGAGGACGCAGCCGACGCCGATTTCGTGATTCTCAACACCTGCCACATCCGCGAAAAGGCGGCCGAGAAGGTTTACTCCGATCTCGGCCGGCTGAACGAAATCAAGCGCGCGCGGGCGGCGGAAGGCAAACGCCTGACGCTCGCGGTCGCCGGGTGTGTGGCCCAGGCCGAAGGCGACGAAATTCGCGCGCGCGCTCCTTACGTCGATTTGATTTTCGGGCCGCAAACCTATCATCGCCTGCCCGAACTGGTCGCGCGCGCGGCGCGCGCCTCGGGCACGGTCCTGGAAACCGACTTTCCGGCGGAATCGAAGTTCGATTATCTGCCGGACACGCGGGCACCCGGCACCGGAGCGGCTGCCGGCTTTGTCGCCGTGCAGGAAGGTTGCGACAAGTTCTGCACTTTCTGCGTCGTGCCCTATACCCGCGGCGCCGAGTATTCGCGTCCTGCGCGCCAGGTGCTGGCCGAGGTCCGCTCGCTCGCGTCCCAGGGGACACGCGAGATCACGCTCTTGGGCCAGAACGTCAACAACTATCAAGGCGAAGGTCCGGACGGAAAAATCTGGACGCTTGCGCGCCTGATCCGCGACGTCGCCGATATTCCAGGCGTGGCGCGCGTCCGCTACGTCACCTCGTATCCGGCCGACATGAGCGACGAACTGATCGCCGCCCATCGCGACGTGCCCGCCCTGATGCCGTACCTGCATCTGCCCGTCCAGTCGGGTTCCGACCGGGTGTTGGCCGCCATGAACCGCCATCACGGCGCGGACGATTTCCGCCGCCTCGTCGATCGGTTGCGCGACGCGCGGCCCGACCTCGCGCTCGCGTCCGATTTCATTGTCGGCTTTCCGGGCGAGTCGGACGCCGATTTCGCGGCGACGCTCGCGCTGGTGCGCGACGTCGGCTTCGCCCAGGCCTATTCGTTCAAGTACAGCGCGCGGCCGGGAACGCCCGCGTCCGCCCTGCCCGGCCAGGTCGCGGAGACGGTCAAGGCCGAACGCCTCGCGGTTCTGCAGGACCTGCTCGATTACCAGCAGCGCGCCTTCAACGAACGCTGCGCGGGCCGCACGCTGCCGGTCCTGTTCGAGCGCGAAGGCAAACACGCCGGTCAGCTGGTCGGGCGCAGCCCCTACATGCAGGCGGTGCATGCGCTGGCGCCTAAATCCTTGCTTGGCGCGATCGCCGAAATTCGCATCGTCGCGGGGCACGCCAACAGCCTCGCCGGCGAACGGTTGGCGGCATGA
- a CDS encoding DUF4160 domain-containing protein has product MTTVRRFGNLRLAIFVDHNPPHFHVLGPNCAVMVNLRTFEIMEGNREAGDIRHILDWAEANADSLWRTWRALNE; this is encoded by the coding sequence ATGACGACGGTCCGGCGCTTCGGCAACCTGCGCCTCGCGATTTTCGTGGACCACAATCCGCCGCATTTTCACGTCCTCGGCCCCAATTGCGCGGTGATGGTGAACCTGCGGACGTTCGAGATCATGGAGGGAAACCGCGAGGCCGGCGACATCCGCCATATCCTCGACTGGGCCGAGGCCAACGCGGATTCCCTCTGGCGGACTTGGCGCGCGTTGAACGAATAG
- the phoH gene encoding phosphate starvation-inducible protein PhoH → MSERRKTASGAAETTDLRFDDNALAQALFGAHHAHLALIEERLPVVIRTRGNTLAVAGPAEAVAAARAALGALYRRLERGFAVDRAEVEAALRMAASPAGTADFESLAVRTRTRHVTPRTPTQAAYLRAIDENELVIGEGPAGTGKTYLAVAKAVERLVRGEVDRIILSRPAVEAGEQLGFLPGSMREKVDPYLRPLYDALYDMLPAPQVAKRLESGEIEVAPLAFMRGRTLTNAFAILDEAQNTTAVQMKMFLTRLGEGSRMAVTGDLSQVDLPRGIRSGLRHAMETLAGVEGVSFVEFTDADVVRHPLVSRIVRAYDRAEKRTRAAARYERDGETAGDD, encoded by the coding sequence ATGAGTGAACGGCGTAAGACCGCATCCGGCGCGGCGGAAACCACCGACCTCCGGTTCGACGACAACGCGCTCGCCCAGGCATTGTTCGGGGCGCACCACGCCCATCTCGCCTTGATCGAGGAGCGCCTGCCGGTGGTCATTCGCACCCGCGGCAACACGCTCGCCGTCGCCGGTCCCGCCGAGGCGGTCGCGGCCGCCCGCGCCGCGCTCGGCGCGCTTTACCGGCGGCTCGAACGCGGCTTCGCCGTCGACCGCGCCGAAGTCGAGGCGGCGCTGCGCATGGCCGCGTCGCCCGCCGGCACCGCCGATTTCGAATCGCTCGCCGTACGCACGCGCACCCGCCACGTGACGCCGCGTACGCCGACCCAGGCAGCGTACTTGCGCGCCATCGACGAAAATGAACTGGTGATCGGCGAAGGACCCGCCGGTACCGGCAAGACCTATCTCGCGGTCGCCAAGGCGGTCGAGCGGCTGGTGCGGGGCGAAGTCGACCGCATCATCCTGTCGCGTCCGGCGGTCGAGGCGGGCGAGCAGCTCGGGTTCCTGCCCGGTTCCATGCGCGAAAAGGTCGACCCCTACCTGCGCCCGCTCTACGACGCCCTCTACGACATGCTGCCGGCGCCGCAGGTGGCCAAGAGGCTCGAAAGCGGCGAGATCGAGGTCGCGCCGCTCGCTTTCATGCGCGGCCGCACGCTCACCAACGCCTTCGCCATCCTCGACGAAGCCCAGAATACGACCGCGGTGCAGATGAAGATGTTCCTGACCCGCCTCGGCGAAGGCTCGCGCATGGCCGTGACCGGCGATCTGAGCCAGGTCGATTTGCCGCGCGGGATCCGCTCGGGCCTGCGCCACGCGATGGAGACGCTGGCCGGGGTCGAGGGCGTCTCGTTCGTCGAATTCACGGACGCCGACGTGGTCCGCCATCCGCTCGTATCGCGCATCGTGCGCGCCTACGACCGCGCCGAAAAGCGGACGCGCGCCGCCGCCCGCTACGAGCGGGACGGCGAAACGGCGGGCGACGATTGA
- the trmB gene encoding tRNA (guanosine(46)-N7)-methyltransferase TrmB — protein MFPRSARPSESADESRLRFYGRRRGRRLRPGRHALGESLLPALRVPLDGPETFDPAALFPFAPRAIRLEIGFGAGEHLAHQAKAEPDIGFIGCEVFVNGVAALLARVKADNLGNVRVLDDDARRLFGRLPTASLERIVAYFPDPWPKTRHHRRRLIQRESLDEFARILKPGGELRFATDHMEYARWTLARLLGHPAFAWTAAGPGDWRERPKDSPETRYAAKARKLGARCIYLVFRRVGSAEGGLPRADAGDI, from the coding sequence TTGTTCCCTCGCTCCGCTCGGCCTTCGGAATCCGCTGACGAATCGAGACTGCGGTTCTACGGCCGCCGCCGCGGGCGGCGGCTGCGTCCCGGGCGGCATGCATTGGGCGAGAGTCTGTTGCCCGCGTTGCGCGTGCCGCTCGACGGTCCCGAGACATTCGATCCGGCGGCGCTGTTTCCGTTCGCGCCGCGCGCCATCCGCCTCGAGATCGGTTTCGGCGCGGGCGAGCATCTGGCGCACCAAGCCAAGGCCGAACCCGACATCGGGTTCATCGGCTGCGAGGTGTTCGTCAACGGCGTCGCCGCCCTGCTCGCGCGCGTGAAGGCCGACAATCTCGGCAACGTGCGCGTGCTCGACGACGACGCCCGTCGCTTGTTCGGGCGCCTGCCGACCGCGTCGCTTGAGCGTATCGTCGCCTATTTCCCGGACCCGTGGCCCAAGACGCGCCATCACCGCCGCCGGCTGATCCAGCGCGAAAGCCTCGACGAGTTCGCCCGTATCCTGAAACCCGGCGGCGAGCTGCGCTTCGCCACCGATCACATGGAATACGCGCGCTGGACGCTCGCGCGCCTGCTCGGCCATCCCGCTTTTGCCTGGACCGCGGCGGGGCCGGGCGATTGGCGCGAACGGCCGAAGGACTCCCCGGAAACCCGCTACGCGGCCAAGGCCCGAAAACTCGGCGCGCGCTGTATTTACCTTGTTTTTCGGAGAGTTGGGAGCGCCGAGGGGGGCTTGCCTCGCGCCGACGCCGGGGATATATAA
- a CDS encoding helix-turn-helix transcriptional regulator, whose protein sequence is MTLRKPGRPRGRKAGGAIEKAERLPPGIANPVDIHVGARVRLRRTLLGMSQEKLGAAVGLTFQQIQKYERGANRIGASRLYEFSKILDVPVSYFFEEIAGELETHAGRLKAGLRDQTQEEIERDPLVKRETLELVRAYYRIENPRVRKRVFELAKSLAGIAAEDE, encoded by the coding sequence ATGACCTTACGTAAGCCTGGAAGACCTCGCGGCCGCAAAGCCGGCGGAGCGATAGAGAAAGCCGAACGCCTTCCGCCGGGGATCGCGAATCCGGTGGACATTCACGTTGGCGCGCGCGTGCGCCTGCGCCGGACATTGCTTGGCATGAGTCAGGAAAAACTCGGCGCGGCGGTCGGGCTCACGTTCCAGCAAATCCAGAAGTACGAGCGCGGCGCCAACCGCATCGGCGCATCGCGACTCTACGAGTTCAGCAAGATTCTCGACGTGCCGGTGTCCTATTTCTTCGAAGAAATAGCGGGCGAACTCGAAACCCACGCCGGGCGCCTCAAGGCGGGCCTGCGCGATCAGACTCAGGAAGAGATCGAGCGCGATCCCCTGGTCAAGCGCGAAACCCTCGAACTGGTCCGCGCCTATTACCGGATCGAAAACCCGCGAGTCCGCAAGCGCGTGTTCGAGCTCGCCAAGTCGCTCGCCGGGATTGCCGCCGAGGACGAATAA
- a CDS encoding helix-turn-helix transcriptional regulator yields the protein MSRAKRPNIVSVEPARGYVLRVRWRDHGEDIVDLAELIAAKRALAALKKPKIFAKARPGEHGWTVRWGGNIELDADYLYRLARYQAKESLRPEAFRNWRAKHGLSQAKAAAALGVSDRMVKYYEDGSHMIPKTVMLACRGYDALRSAA from the coding sequence ATGTCCCGAGCGAAGCGACCGAACATCGTCTCTGTCGAGCCCGCGCGCGGTTACGTCCTTCGCGTCCGCTGGCGTGACCACGGCGAGGATATCGTCGATCTTGCCGAATTGATCGCCGCCAAGCGCGCGCTCGCGGCCCTCAAGAAACCGAAAATCTTCGCCAAGGCGCGGCCGGGCGAGCACGGCTGGACGGTGCGGTGGGGCGGAAACATCGAACTCGACGCCGATTACCTCTACCGCCTCGCCCGCTATCAGGCGAAGGAATCCTTGCGCCCCGAGGCCTTCCGGAACTGGCGCGCCAAGCACGGGCTGAGCCAAGCCAAGGCGGCCGCCGCGCTCGGCGTCAGCGACCGCATGGTCAAGTACTACGAGGACGGCAGCCACATGATCCCGAAGACCGTCATGCTCGCATGCCGGGGCTACGACGCCTTGCGTTCCGCCGCCTGA
- the ybeY gene encoding rRNA maturation RNase YbeY, which produces MPPVRAKPALDIGVHVASAAWRRALPGAARHAERAAHAAFAVARGARRSRATRGLACAGDAASIEAAVVLANDARVRRLNRSWRGQDKPTNVLAFAALDGACAPHTAAQPVALGDVIVALETARAEARAEGKPLADHLRHLVVHGILHLLGHDHRRPREARRMERLEIKALGTLDVPNPYTLRPERVRRRRAR; this is translated from the coding sequence ATGCCGCCCGTGCGCGCAAAACCGGCTCTCGACATCGGCGTGCATGTCGCGTCTGCGGCTTGGCGCCGCGCGCTGCCCGGCGCCGCGCGGCACGCGGAGCGGGCGGCGCATGCCGCGTTCGCCGTCGCGCGCGGCGCGCGGCGTTCGCGCGCGACACGCGGGCTCGCGTGCGCCGGAGATGCGGCCAGCATCGAGGCGGCGGTGGTGCTGGCGAACGACGCCCGCGTGCGCAGGCTCAACCGGTCCTGGCGGGGACAGGACAAGCCGACCAACGTTCTCGCCTTCGCCGCCCTCGACGGCGCGTGCGCGCCCCACACCGCCGCCCAGCCGGTGGCGCTCGGCGACGTCATCGTCGCGCTCGAAACCGCGCGCGCCGAAGCGCGCGCCGAGGGCAAGCCGCTTGCCGACCATCTTCGCCATCTGGTCGTGCACGGAATCCTGCATCTGCTCGGCCACGACCACCGCCGCCCGCGCGAGGCGCGGCGCATGGAACGGCTGGAGATCAAGGCGCTCGGAACCCTCGACGTGCCGAACCCCTACACGCTGCGCCCGGAAAGGGTTCGGCGGAGGCGCGCGCGATGA